The Tamandua tetradactyla isolate mTamTet1 chromosome 18, mTamTet1.pri, whole genome shotgun sequence genome contains a region encoding:
- the LOC143661898 gene encoding olfactory receptor 5D13-like produces MNYIGAFVFRNQGNQSAGATFILLGFSEYPDLQVPLFFLFLTIYTISVVGNLGMIVIIRINPKLQTPMYFFLSHLSCVDFYYSTVVTPKLLENLVVEDRNISFTWCIMQFFFACICVVTETFMLAVMAYDHFVAVCNPLLYTVAMSQKLCCFLVASSYSWGIVCFLILTYFLLELSFIGNNIINNFVCEHAAIVAVSCSNPYISQIIILVTATFNEIRSLMIILISYAFIFITVMKMTSTGGHHKAFSTCVSHLTAITIFHGTIVFLYCVPNSKSSWLMVKMAFVFYTVAIPMLNPLIYSLRNKDVKTIIQKLIHAKLLCYKM; encoded by the exons ATGAATTACATAGGTGCTTTTGTATTTAG GAACCAAGGAAATCAGAGTGCTGGAGCCACATTCATCCTCTTGGGGTTCTCAGAATACCCAGACCTACAGGTGCCCctcttctttttattcctgacCATCTACACAATCAGTGTGGTGGGAAATCTGGGCATGATTGTCATCATCAGGATCAATCCTAAACTTCAgacccccatgtactttttcctgagCCATTTGTCCTGTGTTGACTTCTATTactccacagtggttacacccaAACTCTTAGAAAACTTGGTTGTGGAAGACAGAAATATCTCCTTCACATGGTGCATCATGCAGTTCTTCTTTGCATGCATTTGTGTAGTGACAGAAACATTCATGCTGGCAGTGATGGCGTATGACCATTTTGTGGCAGTTTGTAACCCTCTGCTCTACACTGTTGCAATGTCCCAGAAGCTGTGTTGTTTCTTGGTTGCTTCCTCATACTCCTGGGGTATAGTATGTTTCCTAATACTTACCTACTTTTTATTGGAATTATCCTTCATAGGGAATAATATCATAAATAACTTTGTCTGTGAACATGCTGCAATTGTGGCTGTGTCCTGCTCTAACCCCTACATTAGCCAGATTATCATTTTAGTGACTGCCACATTCAATGAAATCAGAAGCTTGATGATCATTCTTATTtcctatgcttttatttttatcactgtcATGAAGATGACTTCAACTGGGGGGCACCATAAAGCCTTTTCCACATGTGTCTCACACCTAACTGCCATTACCATCTTCCATGGAACTATCGTTTTTCTCTACTGTGTTCCTAACTCTAAAAGCTCATGGCTCATGGTCAAGATGGCCTTTGTCTTTTACACAGTGGCCATCCCCATGCTGAACCCTCTGATCTACAGCCTCAGAAACAAAGATGTGAAGACAATCATCCAGAAATTAATCCATGCCAAATTACTCTGCTACAAAATGTAA